The Pseudomonas eucalypticola genome has a window encoding:
- a CDS encoding OprD family porin yields the protein MNKSTVALTMALGVMAQQAMAEGFLDDSKATLKLRNYYINTDNRDSAAAKNANYTAEWGQGFQLEYQSGYTAGTVGFGVDAIGLLGVKLDSSTAKHGNPTGTLDGGTVFPSDGNQAADDFASLGLTAKAKISKTELKLGTLMPKLPVIQYNDGRLLPQTFQGGQITSNDIKDLTLTAGQISQVKGRNSSNNENLSISGANGSGNSNIGERSNKFYYAGADYKITKDLLVQYYYGELDQFYKQHFLGLVHNWAIGPGVLKSDLRVFHSTDDGANGNDAAYYTTGNYSGVASGKGPVDNNLYSGLFLYTVAGHTFGGGYQVSNGSSDFPWLNQGDGSSNYTITDMQIQKFGRAGERTWQARYSYDFSAIGFPGATAGLVYLRGDNIDTVATSGAVAGSGRSEWERDLTLAYVVPQGTFKGLGLMWKNAMWRNDIPGQRDQDENRVIVSYSIPLL from the coding sequence ATGAACAAGTCCACCGTGGCCCTGACCATGGCCCTGGGCGTCATGGCACAGCAGGCTATGGCCGAAGGCTTTCTTGACGACAGCAAGGCGACCCTGAAGCTGCGCAACTATTACATCAACACCGACAACCGCGACTCGGCCGCCGCCAAGAATGCCAACTACACCGCTGAATGGGGCCAGGGCTTCCAGCTCGAATACCAATCGGGTTACACCGCCGGCACCGTCGGCTTCGGCGTGGATGCCATTGGCCTGCTGGGCGTGAAGCTGGACTCCAGCACCGCCAAGCACGGTAACCCTACCGGCACCCTGGACGGCGGTACCGTGTTCCCGAGCGATGGCAACCAGGCTGCCGACGATTTCGCCAGCCTGGGTCTGACCGCCAAGGCCAAGATCTCCAAGACCGAGCTGAAACTGGGCACCCTGATGCCCAAGCTGCCGGTCATCCAGTACAACGATGGTCGTCTGCTGCCGCAAACCTTCCAGGGCGGCCAGATCACCTCGAACGACATCAAGGACCTGACCCTGACCGCCGGCCAGATCAGCCAGGTCAAGGGGCGTAACTCCAGCAACAACGAGAACCTGTCCATCAGCGGCGCCAACGGCAGTGGCAACAGCAACATTGGCGAGCGCAGCAACAAGTTCTACTACGCCGGTGCCGACTACAAGATCACCAAGGACCTGCTGGTCCAGTACTACTACGGTGAGCTGGACCAATTCTACAAGCAGCACTTCCTGGGCCTGGTCCACAACTGGGCCATCGGCCCGGGCGTGCTGAAGTCCGACCTGCGCGTGTTCCACAGCACCGACGACGGCGCCAACGGCAACGATGCGGCCTACTACACCACCGGCAACTACAGCGGCGTGGCCAGCGGCAAGGGCCCGGTGGACAACAACCTGTACAGCGGCCTGTTCCTGTACACCGTGGCCGGCCACACCTTCGGCGGTGGCTACCAGGTCAGCAACGGCAGCTCGGACTTCCCGTGGCTGAACCAGGGCGACGGCTCGTCGAACTACACCATCACCGACATGCAGATCCAGAAGTTCGGCCGTGCCGGCGAGCGCACCTGGCAGGCGCGCTACTCGTATGACTTCTCGGCCATCGGCTTCCCTGGCGCTACAGCCGGCCTGGTGTACCTGCGTGGCGACAACATCGACACCGTGGCCACCAGCGGCGCGGTGGCCGGTTCCGGCCGTTCCGAGTGGGAGCGCGACCTGACCCTGGCCTACGTCGTACCGCAAGGCACCTTCAAGGGCCTGGGCCTGATGTGGAAAAACGCCATGTGGCGCAACGACATCCCTGGCCAACGCGACCAGGACGAAAACCGCGTGATCGTGAGCTACTCGATCCCGCTGTTGTAA
- a CDS encoding GNAT family N-acetyltransferase yields MPLHVTQSLGEVSASDWDALLPIDQPFLRHAFLSALEDSGSLSKQSGWRPEHLLHIEDGRLIAAMPAYRKWHSYGEYIFDHGWADACRRAGIDYYPKLLCAVPFSPVSGPRLLGDGLALLQAVPGYVEVEALSSAHINFTDPALDALVAQEPGWLERLGCQYHWHNRGYRDFQDFLDSLSSRKRKQMRKEREQVAAQGFEFEWREGRSLAETEWDFVYACYANTYAVRRQAPYLTRAFFSLLAERMPEAIRVVFARQAGRPVAMAFSLVGGDSFYGRYWGCLAEFDRLHFETCFYQGMDYAIAQGYQRFDAGAQGEHKLIRGFEPVITRSWHYLSHPGLKDAVADFLQEERAGVRAYAEQARAALPYRQTAE; encoded by the coding sequence ATGCCACTGCACGTCACGCAAAGCCTGGGCGAGGTATCGGCCAGCGACTGGGATGCGTTGTTGCCGATTGATCAGCCCTTCCTGCGCCACGCATTCCTCAGCGCCCTGGAAGACAGCGGTAGCCTGAGCAAACAGTCGGGCTGGCGCCCAGAGCATTTGCTGCACATCGAAGACGGCCGCTTGATCGCGGCGATGCCGGCCTACCGCAAATGGCATTCCTACGGCGAATACATCTTTGACCACGGCTGGGCCGACGCTTGCCGCCGCGCCGGTATCGATTATTACCCCAAACTGCTCTGTGCCGTGCCGTTCAGCCCGGTCAGCGGCCCGCGGCTGCTGGGTGACGGGCTGGCGCTGTTGCAGGCGGTGCCTGGCTATGTGGAGGTCGAGGCGCTTTCGAGTGCGCACATCAACTTCACCGACCCTGCGCTGGATGCCCTGGTCGCCCAGGAGCCCGGCTGGCTGGAGCGCCTGGGGTGCCAATACCACTGGCATAACCGCGGCTACCGGGACTTCCAGGATTTCCTCGATAGCCTCAGTTCACGCAAGCGCAAGCAAATGCGCAAGGAGCGCGAGCAAGTGGCGGCCCAGGGTTTCGAGTTCGAGTGGCGCGAAGGCCGCAGCCTGGCCGAGACCGAATGGGATTTCGTGTATGCCTGTTACGCCAATACCTACGCAGTACGCCGCCAGGCACCCTACCTGACCCGGGCCTTCTTCAGCCTGCTGGCCGAGCGCATGCCCGAGGCTATCCGCGTGGTGTTTGCTCGCCAGGCGGGCCGGCCGGTGGCCATGGCGTTCAGCCTGGTGGGCGGGGATAGCTTCTATGGCCGTTACTGGGGCTGCCTGGCGGAGTTCGATCGCCTGCATTTCGAGACCTGCTTCTACCAGGGCATGGACTACGCCATTGCCCAGGGCTACCAGCGCTTCGACGCCGGAGCCCAGGGTGAACACAAGTTGATTCGTGGCTTTGAACCAGTGATTACCCGGTCTTGGCATTACCTCAGCCACCCAGGGTTGAAGGATGCGGTAGCCGACTTTCTGCAGGAAGAGCGTGCGGGCGTGCGGGCCTATGCCGAGCAGGCGCGCGCGGCGCTGCCCTATCGCCAGACGGCTGAATGA
- a CDS encoding ABC transporter ATP-binding protein, which yields MVYRRFEKWIDIFREAPTEAPPTRVLAFYVYYLRQVWPSFAALLVVGLVGALIEVALFNYLSRIIDLAQGAPNVHFFGDHAGELAWMAVVALVLRPIFVGLHDLLVHQTISPGMTSMIRWQNHNYVLKQSLNFFQSDFAGRIAQRIMQTGNALRDSSVQAVDALWHVLIYAVSSLILFAEADWRLMIPLIAWIVAYIIALYYFVPRVKERSVISSDAGSKLMGRIVDGYTNIATLKLFAHTNMEQHYAREAITEQTEKSQMASRVITSMDVAITALNGLLIVGTTGLALWLWTQSLISVGAIALATGLVIRIVNMSGWIMWVVNGIFENIGMVQDGLQTIAQPVSVTDVKSAPKLKVDRGAVRFENVDFHYGKGSKIIESLTLDIRPGEKIGLIGPSGAGKSTLVNLLLRLYDLPGGRILIDGQDIAHVSQESLRAQIGMITQDTSLLHRSIRENLLYGRPGASDEQLWHAVVKARADEFIPHLSDAQGRLGLDAHVGERGVKLSGGQRQRIAIARVLLKNSPILIMDEATSALDSEVEAAIQESLETLMQGKTVIAIAHRLSTIAKMDRLVVLEHGRIVELGSHQELLAHQGLYARLWHHQTGGFVGMD from the coding sequence ATGGTGTACCGTCGTTTTGAAAAATGGATCGATATCTTCCGTGAGGCGCCTACCGAGGCGCCACCTACCCGGGTACTGGCCTTCTACGTGTACTACCTGCGCCAGGTATGGCCCAGCTTCGCTGCCTTGCTGGTGGTGGGGCTGGTGGGCGCGCTGATCGAAGTAGCGCTGTTCAACTACCTCAGCCGCATCATCGACCTGGCCCAAGGCGCGCCCAATGTGCATTTCTTCGGCGACCATGCCGGGGAACTGGCCTGGATGGCCGTGGTGGCCCTGGTGCTGCGGCCGATTTTCGTCGGCCTGCACGACCTGCTGGTGCACCAGACCATCAGCCCGGGCATGACCAGCATGATTCGCTGGCAGAACCACAACTACGTGCTCAAGCAGAGCCTGAATTTTTTCCAGAGCGATTTCGCCGGGCGCATTGCCCAGCGCATCATGCAGACCGGCAACGCCCTGCGCGACTCGTCGGTGCAGGCGGTGGACGCGCTCTGGCACGTGCTGATCTACGCGGTCAGCTCACTGATCCTGTTCGCCGAAGCCGACTGGCGGCTGATGATCCCGCTGATTGCCTGGATCGTGGCCTACATCATTGCCCTGTACTACTTCGTGCCGCGGGTGAAGGAACGTTCGGTGATTTCCTCCGACGCTGGCTCCAAGCTCATGGGCCGCATCGTCGACGGCTACACCAACATCGCCACCCTCAAGCTGTTCGCCCACACCAACATGGAACAGCACTACGCCCGCGAGGCCATCACCGAGCAGACCGAGAAGTCGCAGATGGCCAGCCGCGTCATCACCAGCATGGACGTGGCCATCACCGCCCTCAATGGCCTGCTGATCGTCGGCACCACCGGCCTTGCCTTGTGGCTGTGGACCCAGTCGCTGATCTCGGTGGGCGCCATTGCCCTGGCGACGGGCCTGGTGATCCGTATCGTCAACATGTCGGGCTGGATCATGTGGGTGGTCAACGGCATCTTCGAAAATATAGGGATGGTCCAGGATGGCCTGCAGACCATCGCCCAGCCGGTCAGCGTCACCGACGTGAAAAGCGCACCGAAGCTGAAAGTGGACCGCGGCGCCGTGCGTTTCGAGAACGTCGACTTTCACTATGGCAAGGGCAGCAAGATCATTGAAAGCCTGACCCTGGACATTCGCCCCGGCGAGAAGATCGGCCTGATAGGCCCGTCGGGCGCCGGCAAATCGACCTTGGTGAACCTGTTGCTGCGCCTGTATGACCTGCCCGGCGGGCGTATTCTCATCGACGGCCAGGACATTGCCCATGTCAGCCAGGAAAGCCTGCGCGCGCAGATCGGCATGATTACCCAGGACACGTCGCTGTTGCACCGGTCCATTCGCGAGAACCTGTTGTACGGCCGCCCCGGCGCCAGCGACGAGCAACTCTGGCACGCGGTGGTCAAGGCCCGTGCCGACGAGTTCATCCCCCATCTGTCCGATGCCCAGGGCCGCCTGGGGCTGGACGCCCACGTGGGTGAGCGCGGGGTGAAACTGTCCGGGGGCCAGCGCCAGCGCATCGCGATTGCCCGGGTGCTGCTGAAGAATTCACCGATCCTGATCATGGACGAAGCGACGTCGGCGCTGGATTCGGAAGTGGAAGCCGCGATTCAGGAAAGCCTGGAGACCCTTATGCAGGGCAAAACCGTGATCGCCATCGCCCACCGCCTGTCGACCATCGCCAAGATGGACCGGCTGGTGGTGCTGGAGCATGGTCGGATCGTCGAGCTGGGTAGCCATCAGGAGCTGTTGGCGCATCAGGGGCTGTACGCGCGGCTGTGGCACCATCAGACGGGTGGGTTCGTCGGCATGGATTGA
- a CDS encoding peptidylprolyl isomerase produces MLKKIALAACSLMFASHLMAADAQHPHVLMDTSFGKVEIELDMVKAPISSKNFLAYVDSGFYNNTLFHRVIPGFMVQGGGFTPQMQEKQTRDPIKNEADNGLKNVRGTLSMARTSAVNSATSQFFINVNDNEILDHGNRDFGYAVFGKVVSGMDVVDQIVHSPTTTKAGMQDVPSDPVLIKSAKRVD; encoded by the coding sequence ATGCTGAAAAAAATCGCCCTCGCCGCCTGCTCCCTGATGTTCGCCAGCCACTTGATGGCCGCCGATGCCCAGCACCCTCACGTGCTGATGGACACCAGCTTCGGCAAAGTGGAAATCGAACTGGACATGGTCAAGGCCCCGATCAGCAGCAAGAACTTCCTGGCCTACGTGGACAGCGGGTTCTACAACAACACCCTCTTCCACCGCGTGATCCCGGGCTTCATGGTCCAGGGCGGCGGCTTCACCCCGCAGATGCAGGAAAAACAGACCCGCGACCCGATCAAGAACGAAGCTGACAACGGCCTCAAGAACGTGCGCGGCACCCTGTCGATGGCCCGTACTTCGGCTGTCAATTCGGCCACCAGCCAGTTCTTCATCAACGTCAACGACAACGAAATCCTCGACCACGGCAACCGCGACTTCGGCTATGCCGTGTTCGGCAAGGTCGTGAGCGGCATGGACGTCGTCGACCAGATCGTGCACTCCCCGACCACCACCAAGGCGGGCATGCAGGATGTGCCCTCCGACCCGGTGCTGATCAAGTCCGCCAAGCGCGTCGACTGA
- a CDS encoding alpha/beta fold hydrolase, whose amino-acid sequence MAFFEHDGCTLHYEEYGQGEPLLLVHGLGSSAQDWEYQVPALAPCYRVIVVDLRGHGRSEKPRERYSIAGFAADLAALLERLATGPVHYVGLSMGGMTGFQMAVDHPALLRSLTIVNSAPEVKLRKPLDYWQWFKRWSLMHLVSMGAIGRGLGQSLFPRPEQADLRRMISERWARNDKHAYIASFNAIVGWGVQERIGQIRCPTLIISADHDYTPVALKEQYVRLIPQARLAVITDSRHATPLDQPEHFNRTLKDFLAAVSSTPKDQRVPC is encoded by the coding sequence ATGGCCTTTTTCGAACATGACGGTTGCACACTGCACTACGAAGAGTACGGCCAGGGTGAGCCCCTGCTGCTGGTCCACGGCCTGGGCTCCAGCGCCCAGGACTGGGAATACCAGGTACCGGCCCTGGCGCCCTGCTATCGCGTGATCGTGGTCGACCTGCGCGGCCATGGCCGTTCGGAAAAACCCCGCGAACGCTACAGTATCGCCGGCTTCGCCGCCGACCTCGCCGCCTTGCTCGAGCGCCTGGCTACCGGCCCCGTTCATTATGTGGGCTTGTCCATGGGCGGCATGACGGGCTTCCAGATGGCGGTGGACCACCCCGCCCTGCTGCGCAGCCTGACCATCGTCAACAGTGCCCCGGAAGTGAAGCTGCGCAAGCCCCTGGACTACTGGCAGTGGTTCAAGCGCTGGAGCCTGATGCACCTGGTGAGCATGGGGGCCATTGGCCGGGGCCTGGGCCAGTCACTGTTCCCTCGGCCGGAACAGGCCGACCTGCGGCGCATGATCAGCGAGCGCTGGGCGCGCAACGACAAACACGCCTACATCGCCAGCTTCAATGCCATCGTTGGCTGGGGTGTGCAGGAACGCATCGGGCAGATCCGCTGTCCCACCTTAATCATCAGCGCTGACCACGACTACACCCCGGTGGCGCTCAAAGAGCAGTACGTCAGGCTGATCCCCCAGGCAAGACTGGCGGTCATCACCGATTCGCGGCACGCTACGCCGCTGGACCAACCGGAACACTTCAACCGGACACTCAAGGACTTCCTCGCCGCCGTGTCCTCCACCCCCAAGGATCAACGAGTCCCATGCTGA
- a CDS encoding LysR family transcriptional regulator, protein MKAPRVTLDQWRTLQAVVDHGGFAQAAEALHRSQSSVSYTVARMQDQLGVPLLRIDGRKAVLTEAGGVLLRRSRQLVKNASQLEDLAHHMEQGWEAEVRLVVDAAYPSARLVRALTAFMPQSRGCRVRLREEVLSGVDEVLTEGVADLAISGYAIAGYLGTEMSAVEFVAVAHPDHALHRLNRPLSFQDLESQLQVVIRDSGRRQPQDVGWLGAEQRWTVGSLATAATFVGSGLGFAWLPRHLIERQLRENVLKPLPLEQGGSRHPVFYLYSNKDKPLGPATQILVELLRQFDTAPLDTPFAAPQPA, encoded by the coding sequence ATGAAAGCGCCCCGCGTTACCCTGGATCAGTGGCGAACCCTGCAGGCGGTGGTCGACCATGGCGGGTTTGCCCAGGCCGCCGAAGCCTTGCACCGTTCCCAGTCGTCGGTCAGCTATACCGTGGCGCGCATGCAGGACCAGCTCGGCGTGCCGCTGCTGCGCATCGACGGGCGCAAGGCGGTGCTCACCGAAGCGGGCGGCGTGCTGCTGCGCCGTTCGCGACAACTGGTGAAAAACGCCAGCCAGCTGGAAGACCTTGCCCACCACATGGAGCAAGGCTGGGAGGCCGAGGTGCGCCTGGTGGTCGATGCCGCCTACCCCAGTGCCCGCCTGGTGCGCGCGCTCACCGCGTTCATGCCGCAGAGCCGCGGCTGCCGCGTGCGCCTGCGCGAAGAAGTACTCTCCGGGGTGGATGAAGTGCTGACCGAGGGCGTCGCCGATCTGGCGATCAGCGGGTACGCCATCGCTGGCTACCTGGGCACCGAAATGAGCGCCGTGGAATTCGTTGCCGTGGCCCACCCCGACCATGCCCTGCATCGCCTCAACCGCCCCTTGAGCTTCCAGGACCTGGAAAGCCAGTTGCAGGTGGTGATCCGCGACAGCGGTCGCCGGCAACCCCAGGACGTCGGCTGGCTGGGCGCCGAGCAGCGCTGGACAGTGGGCAGCCTGGCCACGGCCGCGACGTTCGTCGGCTCGGGGCTGGGCTTCGCCTGGCTGCCGCGCCACCTGATCGAACGGCAGCTGCGGGAAAATGTGCTCAAGCCATTGCCACTGGAACAAGGCGGCAGCCGCCATCCGGTGTTCTACCTTTACTCCAACAAAGACAAGCCCCTGGGCCCGGCCACGCAGATCCTGGTGGAACTGCTGCGCCAGTTCGACACCGCGCCCCTGGATACCCCCTTCGCCGCCCCTCAACCCGCCTGA
- a CDS encoding 3-phosphoglycerate kinase, whose protein sequence is MKSCCALLLTLLPFTAFAYPIEVEKHLAGTGISFTTDDTAGDMGAITLRNDGPQAAQCTVEFRNGPEAPRVRRASVEPGKSATVLQRFNRDILKLRLKVTCEAS, encoded by the coding sequence ATGAAAAGTTGCTGTGCGCTCTTGCTGACGCTGTTGCCGTTCACTGCCTTTGCCTACCCCATCGAGGTGGAGAAGCACCTGGCCGGAACGGGCATTTCCTTCACTACCGATGACACCGCTGGCGACATGGGCGCCATCACCTTGCGCAATGATGGCCCCCAGGCCGCGCAATGCACGGTGGAGTTCCGCAACGGGCCGGAAGCGCCACGCGTGCGCAGGGCGAGCGTGGAGCCCGGCAAGAGTGCCACGGTGTTGCAGCGGTTCAATCGGGACATTCTCAAGCTGCGGCTGAAGGTGACCTGTGAAGCCTCCTAG
- a CDS encoding carboxylate/amino acid/amine transporter: MGYLLLVTLIQAFSFNLIGVYLAGHVDSYFAVVARVVIAGLVFIPLTRWRRVEPAFLRSMLVIGALQFGVTYVCLYLSFRVLTVPEVLLFTILTPLHVTLIEDALNRRFNAWALLAAVVAVAGAAIIRFDRVNPDFFMGFLLLQLANFTYAAGQVLYKRLVARYPSDEPQYRRFGYFFVGALLVALPAFLAFGNPHHLPETSLQWGVLVFLGLVATALGMYAWNKGASQVSAATLAVMNNLHIPTGLLLNLLIWNQSEPLGRLALGGVVILGSLWISRRGMATSR, from the coding sequence ATGGGCTATCTACTTCTGGTTACATTGATTCAGGCGTTTTCCTTCAACCTCATCGGCGTGTACCTCGCCGGCCACGTCGACAGCTATTTCGCCGTGGTGGCGCGGGTGGTGATCGCCGGCCTGGTGTTCATTCCCTTGACCCGCTGGCGGCGGGTGGAGCCCGCCTTTCTGCGCTCGATGCTGGTGATCGGCGCCTTGCAGTTCGGCGTTACCTACGTGTGCCTGTACCTGAGCTTCCGAGTGCTTACGGTGCCCGAAGTGCTGCTGTTCACCATACTCACGCCCCTGCACGTGACCTTGATCGAAGATGCCCTCAACCGTCGCTTCAACGCCTGGGCACTGCTGGCGGCCGTGGTGGCGGTGGCGGGTGCGGCCATCATCCGTTTCGACCGGGTGAACCCGGATTTCTTCATGGGCTTTTTGCTGCTGCAACTGGCGAACTTCACCTATGCTGCTGGCCAGGTGCTATATAAGCGTCTGGTCGCCCGCTACCCCAGTGATGAACCGCAGTACCGTCGCTTCGGTTATTTCTTCGTTGGCGCGTTGCTGGTGGCCTTGCCGGCGTTCCTGGCGTTCGGTAACCCCCACCACCTGCCGGAAACCTCGCTGCAGTGGGGGGTGTTGGTGTTTCTCGGTCTGGTGGCCACGGCGTTGGGCATGTACGCATGGAACAAGGGCGCCAGCCAGGTCAGCGCCGCGACGCTGGCCGTGATGAACAACTTGCACATCCCCACGGGGTTGCTGCTCAACTTGCTGATCTGGAATCAGAGCGAACCGTTGGGGCGCCTGGCGCTGGGCGGCGTGGTCATCCTGGGGTCGCTGTGGATCAGCCGACGCGGTATGGCGACCAGCCGGTAG
- a CDS encoding Lrp/AsnC family transcriptional regulator — protein sequence MDKVDKQIIAALQEDARVSLAQLSRQVHKSRTAVEARVQKLIDNGVILGFTINVAKPEQSEQTAFLMLTLHGNVCHLVFPQIHAYSEIIHAYSLFGDTDMMLQVSYQQFEELMVLKDNLMALEHVADVVINPVLKAWR from the coding sequence ATGGACAAGGTCGACAAGCAGATCATCGCCGCATTGCAAGAAGACGCCAGGGTCAGCCTGGCGCAACTGTCGCGCCAGGTGCACAAGTCGCGCACGGCGGTGGAGGCTCGCGTCCAGAAGCTGATCGACAATGGCGTGATCCTCGGTTTCACCATCAACGTGGCCAAGCCCGAGCAATCCGAACAGACGGCGTTCCTGATGCTGACCTTGCATGGCAACGTCTGCCACCTGGTGTTTCCGCAGATTCACGCCTACAGCGAAATCATCCATGCCTATTCGCTGTTCGGCGACACCGACATGATGTTGCAGGTCAGCTATCAGCAATTCGAGGAACTGATGGTCCTGAAGGACAACCTCATGGCCCTCGAACACGTGGCTGACGTGGTCATCAACCCTGTGCTCAAGGCCTGGCGCTGA
- a CDS encoding phenylalanine--tRNA ligase beta subunit-related protein gives MTANLIINPCAAALGAGNACAVVLENIQVNNDPGYVPLLTRNLNQVASHLDNLATNPIYDGFSRQLQEMGYPNAVAANEKLLKAFISRGVRSINNVVDAYNAIAIRHGVSIGVHTYEQAEDIHVFRAATPMKFRPLFAKKDATVAPGDLVYTCADALLACIGKTDADAHEFRLTDSSSRLVAVVLGHHDTPRAFNQRVLEELVDTLRETLPGLQHHFLPSAAA, from the coding sequence ATGACCGCCAACCTGATCATCAACCCGTGTGCCGCCGCCCTGGGTGCCGGCAATGCCTGCGCCGTGGTGCTTGAAAATATCCAGGTCAACAACGACCCAGGGTATGTGCCGCTGCTGACCCGCAACCTGAACCAGGTCGCCTCGCACCTGGACAACCTGGCCACCAACCCGATCTACGACGGTTTCTCGCGCCAGCTGCAGGAAATGGGCTACCCCAATGCCGTCGCGGCCAATGAAAAATTGCTCAAGGCCTTCATTTCCCGCGGGGTGCGTTCCATCAACAACGTAGTGGATGCCTACAACGCCATCGCCATCCGCCATGGGGTGAGCATCGGCGTGCATACCTATGAACAGGCTGAAGACATCCATGTGTTCCGCGCGGCGACGCCCATGAAGTTTCGCCCGCTGTTCGCCAAGAAAGACGCTACCGTGGCGCCCGGCGACCTGGTCTACACCTGTGCCGATGCATTGCTGGCCTGCATCGGTAAAACCGACGCCGATGCCCACGAGTTCCGCCTGACCGACAGTTCGTCGCGCCTGGTAGCGGTAGTGCTCGGCCACCACGACACACCGCGCGCCTTCAACCAGCGGGTACTGGAAGAACTGGTGGATACGCTGCGCGAAACCCTGCCCGGCCTGCAACACCACTTCCTGCCATCGGCTGCTGCCTGA
- a CDS encoding ATP-grasp domain-containing protein, with amino-acid sequence MNHIVIVDPFSTGKLYAPLLNARGLNCIAIISRPDLPAHFTQDLVAEHFTQVLDWRPELVETLDALGVVAVIAGCETAIHLTDHLTEALGVRGNSPATSDQRRNKYSMQQALDRRELAHIDSHLVTHPDQIAAVLTTIAPDQQYVVKPLNSAATQGVVFATGRAAVEQALLNAGWDQRNDLGEVNLGFVVQPFISGPEYVVDLVAFNGTYHVATVCRYTKILRNGSPFVYDSLDTLDPNDTDLQPLLDYARQAAAALNVLHGPLHMEIIWSPQGPVMIEAGARLHGGIAPRLFQQVYQPDLLSVAIDSYLGRPAPAGSGCSRQLRHGRIGFFWAERPSTFEGPGFEPMVEAGKVPGYGGHRYFVATGAHVPTTIDFATCPGLFWLSHDDARQLDHSAEQIRALLWSQ; translated from the coding sequence ATGAACCATATCGTTATCGTCGACCCCTTCTCCACCGGCAAACTGTACGCCCCCTTGCTCAATGCCCGTGGGCTGAACTGCATCGCCATCATCTCGCGGCCCGACCTGCCTGCGCATTTCACCCAGGACCTGGTCGCCGAACACTTCACCCAGGTGCTGGACTGGCGCCCGGAGCTGGTGGAAACCCTGGATGCGCTGGGCGTGGTAGCGGTGATCGCCGGCTGTGAAACGGCCATTCACCTTACCGACCACCTCACCGAGGCATTGGGGGTGCGCGGCAACAGCCCCGCCACCAGCGACCAGCGCCGCAACAAGTACAGCATGCAGCAAGCCCTGGACCGGCGCGAACTGGCCCACATCGACAGCCACCTGGTGACCCACCCCGACCAGATAGCCGCTGTGCTCACGACCATCGCCCCGGACCAGCAGTACGTGGTCAAGCCGCTCAACTCGGCGGCTACCCAGGGCGTGGTGTTCGCCACTGGCCGCGCCGCCGTGGAACAGGCCCTGCTGAACGCGGGCTGGGACCAGCGCAATGACCTGGGCGAAGTCAACCTGGGGTTCGTGGTGCAGCCCTTCATCAGCGGCCCCGAGTACGTGGTGGACCTGGTGGCGTTCAACGGCACCTACCATGTCGCCACGGTGTGCAGATACACCAAGATCCTGCGCAATGGCAGCCCGTTCGTGTATGACAGCCTCGATACCCTGGACCCGAACGACACCGACCTGCAACCGCTGCTCGATTATGCGCGTCAGGCGGCCGCCGCCCTGAACGTGCTGCACGGCCCGCTGCACATGGAAATCATCTGGTCGCCGCAGGGCCCGGTGATGATCGAGGCCGGTGCCCGTCTGCACGGCGGTATCGCTCCGCGCCTGTTCCAGCAGGTGTACCAACCCGACTTGTTGTCGGTGGCCATCGACAGCTACCTGGGCCGCCCCGCACCGGCGGGCAGCGGCTGTTCGCGGCAGCTGCGCCATGGCCGCATCGGCTTCTTCTGGGCCGAACGCCCGTCCACCTTCGAAGGCCCCGGCTTCGAACCGATGGTGGAGGCTGGCAAGGTGCCTGGCTATGGCGGCCACCGCTACTTCGTCGCCACGGGCGCCCACGTGCCCACCACCATCGATTTCGCCACCTGCCCCGGTCTGTTCTGGCTGAGCCACGACGATGCCCGGCAACTCGACCACAGCGCAGAGCAGATCCGCGCCCTGCTATGGAGCCAGTGA